The genomic DNA CCTGTTAATTATCGGATGGCATGGATTGCATCTAAATTTCATGGATATATTTATAGACTTTCTTATTTAAAAAATGACCGATTAGGGATAAAAAAAGGAGTAATGAGGTGTTTGTTGTTCTTTTTGACTTATATACTTTATCCCTGCATTCGAATGATTGTTAAGTTATCTCATACAAAAGAGTACCGATTGGGATTAGGATCAGGTTTTTTGGGCGTAAGGTTGTTGGACAATATTTTTCCACTAAGTGAGGTGTCTTTTGAGGGAAAAATTTTTCCAGCTCCTGCTAATACTGATGGCTATTTGTCCTATTTATATGGAGATTATATGGTATTGCCAGATTTGAGTAAAATAACTTATCATGTAAATAATGTGGATATAAAAGAATAATATAATCGAAAATGAAAAAAGTGATGCTTATTTTTGGAACTCGCCCGGAAGCAATTAAAATGTGTCCATTGGTAAAAGAGTTTCAAAAAGATACGATAAATTTTAAGACTGTTGTTTGTGTTACTGCCCAGCATCGGGAAATGTTGGATCAAGTTTTACATGTTTTTGATGTCAAACCTGAGTATGACTTGAATATAATGAAGCAAGGGCAGGATTTATATGACATAACTTCTCGTGTTTTGTTAGGCTTACGTGATGTGTTAAAAAAAGAATTGCCGGATATCGTATTAGTACATGGGGATACAACAACCTCTTCTGCAGCAGCATTAGCAGCTTTCTATCAGCAGATACCTGTAGGACATGTAGAAGCAGGGTTGAGAACTCATAATATTTATAGTCCTTGGCCTGAAGAAATGAATCGGCAGATAACAAGCCGTATTGCTGTTTTTCATTTCGCACCAACTGAATTGAGTCGGAGAAATTTACAAAGAGAAGGTGTTGCAGACGGTAATATCTATGTTGTTGGAAATACTGTTATTGATGCCTTGCATTTAGTGTTAGAGCAAATCGGGGTAAGAAAAGATATAGAGAAAAATATTCAATTTGTATTAGAGCGCGTAGGTATTCCTCTTTCTTTATTATCTTTGTGGAAGAGTGGAGAGCGGAAAATGGTTTTAATTACAGGACATCGGAGAGAAAATTTCGGTGAAGGATTTATCCATATTTGTAAGGCGATAAAGACTTTGGCTGAGAAATATTCCATGGTAGATTTTGTGTATCCCATGCATTTGAATCCGAATGTACGGAAGCCGATTGCTGAAATATTGGGTGAAAGCCATAAAGAAACCCTAACAAATGTATTTCTTATAGAACCATTGGATTATCTTCCTTTTGTTTATTTGATGAATCACTCTACAATCGTTTTGACTGATAGTGGTGGAATACAGGAAGAGGCTCCGGGATTAGGAAAGCCTGTGCTGGTTATGCGGGATACGACTGAACGTCCTGAAGCATTGGAGGCTGGGACTGTCAAATTGGTAGGAACAGGTTATAATTCAATTATAGATAATGTTTCTGATTTACTGGAAAATAAAGATTTGTATCGACAAATGTCAAAGGCTCAAAATCCGTATGGAGATGGAAAAACCAGTCAGTCTATTGTGAATATTTTATTGTAAATCGTTTTTATGAAAAGAAAAATATTAGTTATTCATAATGGATATCCTTTGCGTGGTGATGGAGGTGATAAAGTCAGAACATTAAATATGCTTCAATCCTTGGATTCTATTGGATTTGATGTTTGTTTGTTGGCTTTTTTCAAGAAAGATTTTTCTTTGTTGGCTTTAAATAAAAAAAGTGTGCCTTCGAATATAAAATCATATTTTATATTTACATTACCAGATCGTTGGGGATTAGGAGGGATAGCAGCATTGCTTCGGGCTGTAATAACTTGGATTATTGTAAAGTGTAACCATATAGAGTTAATTCAATTAGAGACATCGCTTTCGGCTTCATGTGTCAGATATTTGAAGAAAAATATTTTGGTCGTGACTGATTTTCATGCAGATCCTGTACCTGAGTTACAAATGAATGGAAGGACGAAATCATCAATAAATCGTGCTGAAAAAGATGTTTGTTATGCATTGTCTCGTTCACAACGAATAATAGCCGTGTCGAATAATTTGGCAAATAATCTAAAGAAATATTACTCTTATGATTGTCCATTTTCTATTTTACCTTGTAGTTTTAATAGTGAAAAGTTTCATATAGATCCGGCTCAGATGATCGCTTTGCGTGAGAAAATGCATTTGAAAGAGCGTATTGTCTTATGTTATTTAGGAGGGTTGCAGAAGTGGCAATGTGTGGAAGAAACATTAGATATTTTTTTACGTTTAAAAAAGAAAGATGATAGATACTTTTTATGTATATATACAAATGATGATTTGACTCCTTTCGCAAAAAAAATAGAATTGTTGGGGAATGACTGTCTTTGTATGAGTTTGAGATATGAACAGGTTCCCTTATATTTGTCCATTATTGATGCTGGTTTTGTCTTGAGACATAATAGTTTGGTGAATATAAATGCTTCTCCGACTAAAATTGCAGAGTATATGGCTGTAGGAGCAATGGTTATTGCAACGAAATATTCGGGAGATGCCAAAGTCCTTGTTGAAGATAGTGGTTACGGCATGATTTTGGATGAGATAGAAAATATTTCATCAGAAATGATAGATGAGTTGAATTTAAAGATTCATTCTTATAAAGAAAATAAGGAAAATGCCTCTGCAACAATAAAAAATTATATATTTAAAAGTAGGCTTTGGCATGCAAATGAAATAAAATTGAAGAGTTTGTATTCAAATATATAATTCGGTTTATAATGGGTTATTTGGAAAAAATAAAATATATTCTTAGAGGTAGTCGATATTATCGTAAATATTTTCAGACAACAGTTAATAGCCTACGGTATTATTTTAGAAATTTACACTATTATTGGCAGTTGTATTCTTTTAAAAAAGATCGTGAAGTATCGGGTAATACTCTTTATTTTATTATAGATCCAAATATCAAACATCCAGGATTAGTCGATCGTTTTAAGGCAATTGTTGGATTGTTTTATGTGGCTAAAATAAACGGGTTTGATTTTAAAGTGATTTTTAATCATCCATTTAAATTGGAAGAATATTTGTCTGTGAATAAGTATAATTGGATAGCTAATCAGTCCGAATTAAGTTATAGCTTGCAGAATGTTCGGCTTATACCGTATAATGGTAGTGGAAAAATACCTAGACTGAGTAAAACTATTAAGCAGTATCATGTTTATTGTTATATAGGATATGATATTATATCTTCAAATCATGTCTTAGATGCTGAATCTGTATGGAGAAATTTATTTTTGGAATTATTCAAGCCTTCTCAAGCATTGAATGAATGTTTGAATTGTTGCAGTTTAGATAGTTCTGGTTATGTCGCTGTTCATTTACGATTTGTTAATGCTTTAGAAAATTTCGAGAAAGATCAGTTTAATAGCCTAACAGAAGATAAGCGAGAGAATTTAATACAACGTTGCCTAAAAGGCATTAGGCTGATTATAGACCAAAATAAAAATAAGCAGATTGTGGTCTTTTCGGATAGTAAAGTCTTTCTTGAACGTGTGAAAGTCTTACCTGTAATAGTATTAGATGGAAAAGTCGGGCATATATCCTTTACTGAAAACACTCATGAAGGTAAGCATCCGATAAAGTACACATTGTAGACCTAAAAACTCTTCTATTACTTTGCGTTCAAAAACGTAGTTATGAAACGATCAATGAGTAAAGAAGAGTTTTTAGCGCTATATCAGCGCCAACAGTCCAGCGGACTAACCATAAAGGATTTCTGTGATAATGAATCGTATCCTGCTTCCTGTTTTCATTATTGGAAGAAGAAATATGGATTGAGTCACCCATATACCAAACACACCGAACCTACAGGTGATTCGTTTATCCCTCTTAATATTAATCATACTCCTGCCATTCCCACTTCATCATGTGGTGACAGGCATGTAACCATAGAACTTCCATCCGGCATAAAGATCCACCTCAACATCCTAAGTAATCCGGAGATTATTTATGGCCTGATCAGTAAATTATGTAGCCATGTTCTGCCTGAATGATACGATGCGCTACTTCCTGTGTCCCGGGAAGACAGATATGCGCAAAGGAATAAATTCCCTTTGTGGGCTTGTTCATGATAAAATGGGATATGACGTTCGACTTGGCGATGTGTTTATCTTTGTCAACCGAAGCAGAACAACCATGAAACTTCTGCATACCGAAGACGGAGGTATGGTTTTATACATAAAACGCCTTGAGGAAGGTACCTTTAGACTTCCTTCCTATGATAGTGAAAGCCGTTCCTATCCCATGGAATGGCGTGATTTAGTACTGATGGTGGAAGGCATAACCGATAATCCGAGTGATAGACTCAAACGTCTTAAAGCCGGTCGAAAAGAAGGATTTTATTGATTAAAAAGAGCTTCCTAAACTTGTATAGCTGTACGATTTTCAGTATCTTTACATTATAATAAGATACTAAAAAGAATGATTCATACAGATACGATGGAACTAATAATCAAGAATCAACAGGAGCAAATAAAAGGGCTTCTGGAGACAAATCGTACCCTTGTAGAATCAAATCAGAAACTTATGGAACAGACGGGAGAACTGCAGCAAAAAGTACAGGAACTCCTGTCGCAAGTAGCCTGGTTAAACAGACAGCTTTTCGGCAGAAAGAGTGAAAAGCTGGCATCCTTGGATCCCAACCAGCTTGCCTTGTTTGATACCTTGGCTAATCCCAGGCAAGAGGAAACGGATCTTGTGGAGACTGGCGTAGGCACTAGGACATGTAAACCGGACGGAAAGAAAAAAGAATCCCGCCGTAATCGGGAACTGTTAGAGGGGCTGCCCGTTGTGGAAGTCATTGTCGAACCTGATAATGTGGATCTGAATCGATATCGTCGTATAGGTGAAGAGCGCACACGTACGCTTGAATTTGAACCGGGAAAGCTATATGTCAAAGAGACAGTACGTCCCAAATACGGACTCAAAAATAATTTAAGTCTTCCCAAAGAGGGTGAAAGCGGTGTCATAATAGCACCGCTTCCACCTTCCCCTATATACAAATGTCTGGCAGGACCTTCCTTGCTAGCCGAAATACTTCTGCAGAAATATGAATATCATGTTCCCTTTTACCGTCAGGTAAAGGAATACAGACATTTGGGTGTACGACTGCCGGAAAGTACTTTAAGCGGGTGGTTTAAGCCAGTATGTGAGTTATTAAGTCCTCTTTATTCGGAATTAGTAAAGCTCGTAACGGGCAGCGGATATGTTCAGGTCGACGAAACCACAGTACGGGTCATCAACAAAGGAAAGGGAAAAACCGATAAGGAGTATTTATGGATGGTCAGGGCAGCTATGGAAAAACTGGTCATCTTCCATTATGATGACGGTTCCCGATCCGGACAGACAATCAGAAATTTATTAAAGGACTTCAAAGGATATCTTCAAAGTGACGGATACAGTGCCTACAATGCGTTTGATGGCACTAAGGACGTGTGCCTTATTGCCTGTCTGGCCCATATCAGAAGACATATGGAGCTGGCACTGGATGAAAATAGATCACTTGCTGAATATGCTCTTAAACAAATACAGGAACTATATCATATTGAGCAGATAGCAGATGCCCGGAAACTCGATGCGCAGGGACGATGTGCACTCCGCCAGCGTTTGGCAACTCCCATACTTGACTCCTTTGAAAAATGGATGGAACAGACTTATGGCAAAGTACCACCAAGAAGTCGCATGGGACAAGCTATTACCTATACTTATCCTCTTTGGCCAAGAATGAAGAATTACCTGAAAGATGGAAATCTGAAAATCGATAATAATCTGGCGGAAAATGCGATTAGACCACTTACTTTGTCCAGAAAGAACTTCCTCTTTTGTGGTAACCACGAGGCAGCTGAAAATACAGCAATCATATGCTCACTATTAGCTACCTGTAAAGCACAGGAAATTAACCCAAGGGAATGGCTGAATGATGTCATAGCCAAACTTCCATACTATCTGGAAAGAGACTCCGGGAAAAATGTTCGTGAACTTCTTCCGGATGTTTGGAAGTTAGAGAAATCCAACACGAATCCAATTGGAGTTTAAATATTTATGTTAAAGAATAAAAGACACTGTCCAGAATTTTGTGTAAATGAAAACAGGATTCAGTTGTAAGTTTGTTCTTATATCTGGATTCTGTTTTCAAACATAAGCATAAATTGATTCATAATCAAGCCCCAGTTTGAAATAGGCATTGTCCATTTCTTTTCAATCTCCATAAGCGAAAGATATACGGTCTTTTTTACAGCATCGTCCGAAGGAAATGAAA from Parabacteroides merdae ATCC 43184 includes the following:
- the wecB gene encoding non-hydrolyzing UDP-N-acetylglucosamine 2-epimerase; the encoded protein is MKKVMLIFGTRPEAIKMCPLVKEFQKDTINFKTVVCVTAQHREMLDQVLHVFDVKPEYDLNIMKQGQDLYDITSRVLLGLRDVLKKELPDIVLVHGDTTTSSAAALAAFYQQIPVGHVEAGLRTHNIYSPWPEEMNRQITSRIAVFHFAPTELSRRNLQREGVADGNIYVVGNTVIDALHLVLEQIGVRKDIEKNIQFVLERVGIPLSLLSLWKSGERKMVLITGHRRENFGEGFIHICKAIKTLAEKYSMVDFVYPMHLNPNVRKPIAEILGESHKETLTNVFLIEPLDYLPFVYLMNHSTIVLTDSGGIQEEAPGLGKPVLVMRDTTERPEALEAGTVKLVGTGYNSIIDNVSDLLENKDLYRQMSKAQNPYGDGKTSQSIVNILL
- a CDS encoding glycosyltransferase family 4 protein; this encodes MKRKILVIHNGYPLRGDGGDKVRTLNMLQSLDSIGFDVCLLAFFKKDFSLLALNKKSVPSNIKSYFIFTLPDRWGLGGIAALLRAVITWIIVKCNHIELIQLETSLSASCVRYLKKNILVVTDFHADPVPELQMNGRTKSSINRAEKDVCYALSRSQRIIAVSNNLANNLKKYYSYDCPFSILPCSFNSEKFHIDPAQMIALREKMHLKERIVLCYLGGLQKWQCVEETLDIFLRLKKKDDRYFLCIYTNDDLTPFAKKIELLGNDCLCMSLRYEQVPLYLSIIDAGFVLRHNSLVNINASPTKIAEYMAVGAMVIATKYSGDAKVLVEDSGYGMILDEIENISSEMIDELNLKIHSYKENKENASATIKNYIFKSRLWHANEIKLKSLYSNI
- the tnpA gene encoding IS66 family insertion sequence element accessory protein TnpA, giving the protein MKRSMSKEEFLALYQRQQSSGLTIKDFCDNESYPASCFHYWKKKYGLSHPYTKHTEPTGDSFIPLNINHTPAIPTSSCGDRHVTIELPSGIKIHLNILSNPEIIYGLISKLCSHVLPE
- the tnpB gene encoding IS66 family insertion sequence element accessory protein TnpB (TnpB, as the term is used for proteins encoded by IS66 family insertion elements, is considered an accessory protein, since TnpC, encoded by a neighboring gene, is a DDE family transposase.), producing the protein MRKGINSLCGLVHDKMGYDVRLGDVFIFVNRSRTTMKLLHTEDGGMVLYIKRLEEGTFRLPSYDSESRSYPMEWRDLVLMVEGITDNPSDRLKRLKAGRKEGFY
- a CDS encoding IS66-like element ISBvu3 family transposase; amino-acid sequence: MIHTDTMELIIKNQQEQIKGLLETNRTLVESNQKLMEQTGELQQKVQELLSQVAWLNRQLFGRKSEKLASLDPNQLALFDTLANPRQEETDLVETGVGTRTCKPDGKKKESRRNRELLEGLPVVEVIVEPDNVDLNRYRRIGEERTRTLEFEPGKLYVKETVRPKYGLKNNLSLPKEGESGVIIAPLPPSPIYKCLAGPSLLAEILLQKYEYHVPFYRQVKEYRHLGVRLPESTLSGWFKPVCELLSPLYSELVKLVTGSGYVQVDETTVRVINKGKGKTDKEYLWMVRAAMEKLVIFHYDDGSRSGQTIRNLLKDFKGYLQSDGYSAYNAFDGTKDVCLIACLAHIRRHMELALDENRSLAEYALKQIQELYHIEQIADARKLDAQGRCALRQRLATPILDSFEKWMEQTYGKVPPRSRMGQAITYTYPLWPRMKNYLKDGNLKIDNNLAENAIRPLTLSRKNFLFCGNHEAAENTAIICSLLATCKAQEINPREWLNDVIAKLPYYLERDSGKNVRELLPDVWKLEKSNTNPIGV